A window of the Microcoleus sp. bin38.metabat.b11b12b14.051 genome harbors these coding sequences:
- a CDS encoding DUF6816 family protein, translating into MKGIWGFCLVLLVLLWGGGARAGVLADRISSFPNWDSKPAIAVAKGDLVYPDWMGGNWNVASTLVDLAAPLAPKIVTPGFEKNRQYLQQPVLFQVRFQPEINTGLFSNYRSQLAQKIVGDRAFNGLNIAKAYLGEGGVLSVKVDPSNPNRQITILKGDRQLISIVTSRGTETPNPLEFISTEISQQVFRGETDIYLNEVETTTAYRVVGSGEKGSSASKKIEADQVTAIYLSPQDPDYFAAAGHPVALYRYRLELLPAE; encoded by the coding sequence ATGAAGGGAATTTGGGGTTTTTGTCTGGTTTTGCTGGTATTGCTGTGGGGTGGCGGTGCGAGAGCCGGGGTTTTGGCCGATCGCATTTCGAGTTTTCCCAATTGGGATAGCAAGCCTGCTATCGCTGTAGCTAAGGGAGATTTGGTGTATCCAGACTGGATGGGCGGCAATTGGAATGTTGCGAGCACTTTGGTGGATTTAGCCGCGCCTTTAGCCCCAAAAATTGTCACGCCTGGGTTTGAAAAAAATCGCCAGTATTTGCAGCAGCCCGTATTATTTCAAGTCAGATTTCAACCGGAAATCAATACTGGTCTTTTTTCTAATTATAGATCTCAGCTAGCTCAGAAGATTGTGGGCGATCGCGCTTTTAACGGTTTGAACATCGCCAAAGCTTATTTGGGCGAGGGTGGCGTACTTTCGGTGAAAGTCGATCCCAGCAATCCCAACCGCCAGATTACCATACTCAAAGGCGATCGGCAACTAATCTCGATTGTTACCAGTCGCGGCACTGAAACCCCGAATCCTCTGGAGTTTATATCTACAGAGATTTCACAGCAGGTGTTTCGGGGAGAGACTGATATTTATTTAAACGAAGTGGAAACAACCACAGCTTATCGAGTCGTTGGAAGCGGGGAAAAGGGATCTTCTGCGAGTAAAAAAATTGAGGCGGATCAGGTGACAGCGATTTATTTGTCGCCGCAAGACCCGGATTATTTTGCTGCGGCGGGGCATCCTGTGGCTTTGTACCGATATCGCTTGGAGTTGTTGCCTGCAGAATAA
- the fabF gene encoding beta-ketoacyl-ACP synthase II — protein MTNLERKRVVITGLGAITPIGNTLSEYWDGLLAGKNGIGPITLFDASRHDCRIAGEVKGYDPHEYLERKEAKRMDRFAQFGVSASKQALADAKFEINDLNAEQVGVILGTGIGGLKVLEDQQEIYLTRGPDRCTPFMIPMMIANMAAGLTAIQTGAKGPNSCTVTACAAGSNAVGDAFRMIQGGYAQAMICGGTEAAVTPLCVAGFAAARALSTRNDDPTHACRPFDRDRDGFVVGEGAGILLLEEMEHALARGARIYAEIVGYGLTCDAYHMTSPVPGGEGASRAIALALKDGGLTPDMVSYINAHGTSTLPNDSTETKAIKKVLGDRAYKVAISSTKSMTGHLLGGSGGIEAVATVMAIANDKVPPTINLENPDPECDLDYVPHTSRDLKVDVALSNSFGFGGHNVTLAFKKFVR, from the coding sequence ATGACAAATTTAGAGCGTAAGCGCGTTGTTATCACGGGTCTCGGCGCGATTACACCGATCGGCAATACCTTGTCTGAATATTGGGACGGTTTGCTGGCCGGGAAGAATGGCATCGGCCCGATCACCTTGTTCGATGCGTCGCGGCACGACTGCCGGATTGCTGGAGAGGTGAAGGGTTACGACCCTCACGAGTATTTAGAGCGCAAGGAAGCAAAGCGGATGGATCGCTTTGCTCAATTTGGGGTATCAGCGAGCAAACAAGCTCTGGCTGATGCGAAGTTTGAGATTAACGACCTGAACGCAGAACAGGTGGGTGTCATTCTTGGCACCGGCATTGGCGGCCTGAAGGTTTTGGAAGACCAGCAAGAAATTTATCTGACTCGCGGCCCCGATCGATGCACCCCGTTTATGATTCCCATGATGATTGCGAATATGGCCGCGGGCCTGACGGCGATTCAAACGGGCGCTAAAGGGCCAAACTCTTGCACCGTCACGGCCTGCGCGGCTGGCTCGAATGCAGTGGGCGATGCGTTTCGCATGATTCAGGGCGGTTACGCGCAAGCCATGATTTGCGGTGGTACGGAAGCGGCGGTAACTCCTTTGTGCGTGGCGGGTTTTGCTGCGGCGAGGGCGCTTTCGACTCGCAACGATGACCCGACTCATGCTTGCCGTCCGTTCGATCGCGATCGCGATGGTTTTGTCGTCGGCGAAGGTGCTGGGATTCTGCTTTTAGAAGAAATGGAACACGCTTTAGCGCGAGGCGCCAGAATTTACGCAGAAATCGTCGGCTACGGTTTAACCTGCGATGCGTATCACATGACATCCCCAGTACCGGGCGGCGAAGGTGCCTCACGGGCGATCGCTTTAGCGCTCAAGGATGGCGGTTTAACGCCGGATATGGTGAGTTATATCAACGCTCACGGCACGAGTACGCTTCCCAACGATTCTACGGAAACGAAGGCGATTAAAAAGGTTTTGGGCGATCGCGCTTACAAAGTAGCAATTAGTTCTACCAAATCAATGACTGGCCACCTGTTGGGTGGTTCTGGGGGAATTGAGGCGGTGGCGACGGTAATGGCGATCGCCAACGATAAAGTCCCGCCGACAATCAATCTAGAAAATCCCGATCCTGAGTGCGATTTAGACTATGTACCGCATACCAGTCGCGATCTAAAAGTTGATGTGGCGCTGTCGAATTCCTTTGGATTTGGCGGCCACAACGTCACACTGGCATTCAAGAAGTTTGTTCGGTAA
- the acpP gene encoding acyl carrier protein: protein MSQDDIFTRVKKIVADQLEVDPSEVKPEANFASDLGADSLDTVELVMALEEEFDIEIPDEAAEAITTVQASVDFISSKLAAPKA from the coding sequence ATGAGTCAAGACGACATTTTTACTAGAGTCAAGAAAATCGTGGCAGATCAACTCGAAGTCGATCCGAGCGAAGTCAAGCCCGAAGCCAACTTTGCTAGCGATTTAGGAGCAGACTCCTTAGATACAGTAGAGCTGGTCATGGCCTTGGAAGAAGAGTTTGATATTGAAATTCCCGACGAAGCAGCCGAAGCAATTACCACGGTTCAAGCTTCTGTAGATTTCATCAGCAGCAAACTTGCAGCTCCAAAAGCATAA
- a CDS encoding LysM peptidoglycan-binding domain-containing protein translates to MPWQALVTITLLMFFLPLLLLRLVPWLIARALQLIFLLAYGIVAGLFWFSYKIEPFLHNSGDGIADSLQEIEKILQGLLRVIEQTKEACQSLEKIAFQRKWILGKKSLYLTPLITLPFWFIRPWLDFSPGVASLVDKSIETWCSFEHWSMTGQWQPSALTCTYPNRASHWDNSFKFIEYQNKQIISDLTEKINQKPGDVEFLINRANAFFNIEEYNLAFEDFKRALDFNSSYTPAYVGKGRVYLVIGDIDKAFMEFNNARQKEPKYAPAYVGRGDVYRIKNDKEAALAEYQKAYELNQQYAPTYYSRGDLQCYLFGNQVEAVKDYNMAEKIYRSQGDLVNAWKVRQSLSKLDTLYKIQRGDTLSKIAARFNTSAQEIASVNSDKYPSLTNNPDSIETGWEIRIPACRSTSRE, encoded by the coding sequence ATGCCGTGGCAAGCACTTGTCACTATAACCCTTCTCATGTTTTTCTTGCCACTTTTATTATTACGCTTGGTTCCTTGGCTAATTGCCAGAGCTTTACAGCTTATATTCTTACTAGCATATGGAATTGTTGCTGGACTATTTTGGTTCTCCTACAAGATTGAACCTTTTTTACACAATTCTGGTGATGGTATTGCTGATTCTTTACAGGAAATAGAGAAAATTCTTCAAGGACTACTAAGAGTTATTGAGCAAACAAAAGAAGCCTGTCAAAGTCTTGAAAAAATTGCCTTTCAACGGAAATGGATCTTAGGTAAAAAAAGCCTATATTTGACACCATTAATTACTTTACCATTTTGGTTTATCCGCCCTTGGCTGGATTTTTCACCGGGAGTAGCCTCTCTAGTTGATAAAAGTATTGAGACTTGGTGTTCCTTTGAACATTGGAGTATGACTGGTCAGTGGCAACCTTCTGCTTTAACTTGCACTTACCCAAATCGAGCATCGCACTGGGATAACAGTTTTAAGTTTATTGAATATCAAAACAAGCAAATAATCTCTGATCTCACAGAAAAAATTAATCAAAAACCAGGAGATGTAGAGTTCCTGATAAATCGAGCTAATGCTTTTTTTAATATTGAAGAATATAATTTAGCATTTGAAGATTTTAAGAGAGCTTTAGATTTTAACAGTTCTTATACACCTGCATATGTTGGTAAAGGTAGGGTATATCTTGTAATTGGAGATATTGATAAAGCTTTCATGGAATTCAACAATGCACGTCAGAAAGAGCCTAAATATGCACCTGCTTATGTAGGACGTGGTGATGTTTATCGAATAAAAAATGATAAAGAAGCTGCGCTGGCAGAATATCAAAAAGCATATGAATTAAATCAGCAGTATGCTCCTACTTACTATAGTCGAGGAGACCTTCAATGCTACTTATTTGGCAATCAGGTAGAGGCTGTCAAAGATTATAATATGGCAGAGAAAATTTATCGTTCACAAGGCGATCTAGTCAATGCCTGGAAGGTAAGACAATCACTTAGTAAACTAGATACTTTGTATAAAATTCAGCGAGGTGATACTCTAAGTAAAATTGCTGCTCGTTTCAATACTTCAGCACAAGAAATTGCGTCAGTAAACAGTGATAAGTATCCTTCTCTGACCAATAATCCAGATTCCATAGAAACTGGTTGGGAAATTAGAATCCCAGCGTGTAGATCAACATCACGTGAATAG
- a CDS encoding CoB--CoM heterodisulfide reductase iron-sulfur subunit B family protein, translating to MPSPNLKYAYFPGCVAQGAARELYLSTQALTQALGIELVELKKASCCGSGTFKEDSQLLEDTVNARNIALAEQLNLPLLTHCSTCQGVIGHVDDRLKESQKTDRPYLEKVNGLLEKQGCSPYQGSTEVKHLLWAIVADYGLEEVQKRVTRKLSGLKCASFYGCYLLRAQDNLVYDDPHQPESMENVFRAIGATPVYYRGRTQCCGWPLASYATNQSFQMAGKHIQDALDNGADCMVTPCPLCHLNLDSRQPEVEKAIGRKLGLPVLHLPQLVALALGVEPKKLGLDRHIVSTKPLLEKLGF from the coding sequence ATGCCATCCCCAAATCTCAAATATGCTTACTTTCCCGGTTGCGTTGCCCAAGGGGCTGCCCGCGAACTTTACCTGTCTACCCAGGCGCTGACTCAAGCGTTGGGCATTGAACTGGTGGAACTCAAGAAAGCTTCCTGCTGCGGTTCTGGTACTTTCAAGGAAGATTCGCAGTTGCTCGAAGATACTGTTAACGCCCGCAATATTGCTTTGGCTGAGCAACTAAATCTGCCTCTGCTGACCCATTGCAGCACTTGTCAAGGGGTAATTGGTCATGTGGACGATCGCCTCAAGGAATCCCAAAAGACCGATCGACCTTACTTAGAAAAAGTCAACGGTTTGCTGGAAAAACAAGGTTGTTCACCTTATCAAGGTAGTACCGAGGTGAAACATCTGTTGTGGGCGATAGTCGCAGATTACGGTCTGGAGGAAGTGCAGAAGCGAGTTACCCGCAAGCTTTCGGGTTTGAAGTGCGCGTCTTTTTACGGGTGTTACTTGCTGCGTGCTCAGGATAACTTGGTTTACGATGACCCGCACCAACCGGAATCGATGGAAAATGTGTTTCGGGCGATCGGCGCAACGCCAGTTTACTATCGAGGGCGGACGCAGTGCTGCGGCTGGCCGTTGGCGAGTTATGCCACTAACCAATCTTTTCAGATGGCGGGCAAACATATTCAAGATGCTCTTGACAATGGCGCTGATTGTATGGTAACTCCTTGTCCGCTTTGTCATTTAAATTTGGATTCGCGGCAGCCGGAGGTGGAAAAAGCGATCGGGCGAAAATTGGGTTTGCCAGTGCTGCATCTGCCTCAATTGGTGGCTTTGGCTTTGGGTGTGGAGCCGAAAAAACTAGGACTCGATCGGCATATTGTTTCAACTAAGCCCCTGTTAGAAAAATTAGGGTTTTAG
- the psaC gene encoding photosystem I iron-sulfur center protein PsaC: MSHSVKIYDTCIGCTQCVRACPTDVLEMVPWDGCKAAQIASSPRTEDCVGCKRCETACPTDFLSIRVYLGAETTRSMGLAY; the protein is encoded by the coding sequence ATGTCTCATTCAGTCAAAATTTACGATACCTGCATCGGCTGCACTCAATGCGTCCGCGCTTGTCCGACTGACGTTTTGGAGATGGTGCCCTGGGATGGCTGCAAAGCAGCTCAGATTGCCTCTTCCCCTCGCACCGAAGACTGCGTAGGTTGCAAACGTTGCGAAACAGCTTGCCCTACCGATTTTCTGAGCATCCGGGTTTACCTGGGAGCAGAAACCACTCGCAGTATGGGTCTAGCCTACTAA
- the glmS gene encoding glutamine--fructose-6-phosphate transaminase (isomerizing) translates to MCGIVGYIGTQAASEILLAGLEKLEYRGYDSAGLATISEGEITCIRAKGKLHNLREKLAEIDSQAPIGIGHTRWATHGKPEEYNAHPHRDNSGRIAVVQNGIVENYRELREELKGKGHKFVSDTDTEVIPHLIAEFFQEGRRKKEEGRRKKEKGKDPTAEEIADLSFLDVVSKAVNRLEGAFAIAVICADFPDELIVARQQAPLVIGFGAGEFFCASDTPALISHTRAVLSLENGELARLTPMGVEVYSFTGQRLKKTPRILGWNPVSVEKQGFKHFMHKEIYEQPAVVRACLETYLDSDWQPGNPHSPINLNLPKELCADVEQISILACGTSWHASLIGKYLLEQLANIPTAVQYASEYRYAPAPLTANTLIIGVTQSGETADTLAALGMEQQRRAAFTDKFRSRMLGITNRSESSIAHMMPHIIHTHAGIEVGVAATKTFVTQLMAFYFLALDLAHQRQTISTERLAEIIAGLRQLPTQIEKFLEIQEQYVEELSHQFTETQDFIFLGRGINFPIALEGALKLKEISYIHAEGYPAGEMKHGPIALLDAKVPVVAIAMPGSVYEKVLSNAQEAKARDARLIGVTPKQGAAEADIFDHVLPVPLVDELLSPIVTVIPLQLLAYHIAARRGLDVDQPRNLAKSVTVE, encoded by the coding sequence ATGTGCGGAATCGTTGGTTATATCGGCACGCAAGCAGCAAGCGAAATTTTGCTAGCAGGATTGGAGAAACTGGAATACCGGGGTTACGATTCAGCAGGCCTCGCCACCATCTCCGAAGGAGAAATTACCTGCATCCGAGCAAAGGGCAAATTGCACAACCTCCGGGAAAAGCTAGCAGAGATAGACTCTCAGGCTCCCATCGGCATCGGACACACCCGCTGGGCAACTCACGGCAAACCAGAAGAATATAACGCTCACCCTCACCGAGATAATAGCGGGCGAATTGCCGTAGTTCAAAATGGAATTGTCGAAAATTATCGCGAGTTGCGCGAAGAATTGAAAGGGAAGGGACATAAATTTGTCTCTGACACTGATACAGAAGTTATTCCTCATTTAATAGCTGAATTTTTCCAAGAAGGAAGAAGGAAGAAGGAAGAAGGAAGAAGGAAGAAGGAAAAAGGAAAAGATCCAACAGCAGAGGAAATTGCTGATTTGTCGTTTTTGGACGTGGTTTCAAAGGCGGTAAATAGGTTAGAAGGAGCTTTTGCGATCGCAGTTATTTGTGCAGATTTTCCAGACGAACTAATTGTCGCCAGACAGCAAGCTCCTTTGGTAATTGGCTTTGGTGCAGGCGAATTCTTCTGTGCTTCCGACACCCCAGCCTTAATATCTCACACGCGCGCTGTTTTATCCCTCGAAAATGGCGAATTGGCAAGACTAACTCCGATGGGAGTAGAAGTTTACAGCTTTACAGGACAAAGGCTGAAAAAAACTCCGCGCATCCTCGGGTGGAATCCGGTTTCTGTCGAGAAACAGGGCTTTAAGCACTTCATGCACAAGGAAATTTACGAACAGCCCGCCGTAGTCCGAGCTTGTTTGGAGACTTATTTAGACAGCGATTGGCAGCCGGGAAATCCGCACTCTCCTATCAATCTAAACTTACCGAAAGAACTTTGCGCCGATGTCGAACAAATTTCCATTCTCGCCTGCGGAACGAGCTGGCACGCCTCGCTAATTGGCAAATATTTGTTGGAACAGTTAGCAAATATTCCTACTGCGGTGCAGTATGCTTCTGAGTACCGTTACGCGCCCGCACCGCTGACAGCAAATACTTTAATTATTGGGGTAACTCAATCGGGAGAAACGGCGGACACGCTGGCAGCTTTGGGGATGGAACAGCAGCGCCGCGCGGCTTTTACGGATAAATTTCGATCGCGAATGTTGGGTATTACTAACAGGAGTGAAAGTTCGATCGCCCACATGATGCCGCACATTATTCACACCCACGCTGGCATAGAAGTTGGGGTGGCCGCTACTAAAACTTTTGTCACTCAGTTGATGGCTTTCTATTTCTTAGCTTTGGATTTGGCCCACCAGCGACAAACCATCAGCACGGAGAGATTAGCTGAAATTATTGCTGGTTTGCGCCAGTTACCAACCCAAATTGAGAAGTTTTTGGAGATTCAAGAACAGTATGTGGAGGAATTGTCCCACCAGTTTACTGAAACTCAAGACTTTATCTTTTTGGGGCGGGGAATTAACTTTCCGATTGCTTTGGAAGGGGCGCTGAAACTAAAGGAAATTAGCTATATTCACGCTGAAGGATATCCCGCCGGAGAGATGAAACACGGCCCGATCGCCCTTTTGGACGCTAAAGTGCCTGTAGTGGCGATCGCGATGCCGGGAAGCGTCTACGAAAAAGTGCTTTCCAACGCCCAGGAAGCCAAGGCCCGCGACGCCCGTTTAATTGGCGTGACGCCGAAGCAGGGCGCAGCGGAAGCCGATATTTTTGACCATGTTTTGCCGGTACCTTTGGTGGATGAATTGTTGTCACCGATTGTGACAGTGATTCCGCTGCAATTGTTGGCTTATCACATTGCGGCGCGCCGAGGTTTGGATGTGGATCAGCCGCGCAATTTGGCGAAGTCGGTGACGGTGGAATAA
- a CDS encoding O-antigen ligase: MNIKNQWKLAVKQTAKNLKSRLQKHPDHRLQIPWNFAQIGMLIFPIIPILGALGIFLALAGTCQQKFRQISRRPLNLGFAILSALVVITTIFANNRIEAALGLFNFLPFFILFAAFSSLIQTPAQLRQLSWIIAISAIPVIILGLGQQFLGWSGIDQLQPIFGWVLEPKGNPPGRMASVFMYANILACYLTIAFILTLGLWIEEVSCQLSVVSCQLAVGSRHHLPMPTLRLRSGRDAQCPPFDFAQGEMPNAQFLFLSLAVLGNAVCLIFTNSRNAWGLTVLAILAFAFYAGYKKILAAVFSAVGVVFLSAFGPEPLRQLLRRIIPAFFWARLTDEMFPNRPTATLRTTQWEFAWSMAQQRPFTGWGLRNFTPLYEAQMQQWLGHPHSLMLMLTAETGFPTTLFLFGLVGWILAKGVLLLVNWPVFSADFSEEEIARDEVAENTLSLNQSSILATTNQVVCQDVGNADRLIFFSYLLSFAACTLFNTVDVTLFDFRVNTTSWVLLAAIWGVCDRTQKRLS, from the coding sequence GTGAATATCAAAAATCAGTGGAAATTAGCTGTAAAACAGACAGCCAAAAATCTTAAGTCTCGCCTGCAAAAACATCCCGATCACCGCCTGCAAATTCCTTGGAATTTCGCTCAAATTGGGATGCTGATATTTCCAATAATTCCGATTTTAGGAGCTTTAGGAATATTCCTAGCATTGGCCGGCACTTGTCAGCAAAAGTTTCGGCAAATTAGCCGTCGCCCGCTGAATCTAGGATTCGCAATTCTCAGCGCGCTGGTAGTCATCACGACGATTTTTGCTAACAACCGCATCGAAGCTGCTTTAGGCTTGTTTAATTTCTTACCATTTTTCATATTGTTTGCAGCTTTCAGCAGTTTAATACAAACTCCGGCTCAGTTGCGACAGTTGTCTTGGATAATAGCAATTAGTGCAATTCCCGTCATAATTTTGGGTTTGGGACAGCAATTTTTAGGTTGGAGTGGCATCGATCAATTGCAGCCTATTTTTGGCTGGGTGCTAGAACCAAAAGGCAATCCCCCCGGCCGCATGGCTTCTGTATTTATGTACGCTAATATTTTAGCCTGCTATTTAACAATCGCTTTTATTTTAACACTCGGATTGTGGATCGAAGAAGTCAGTTGTCAGTTGTCAGTTGTCAGTTGTCAGTTGGCAGTTGGCAGTCGTCACCACTTACCAATGCCCACCCTTCGACTTCGCTCAGGGCGAGATGCCCAATGCCCACCCTTCGACTTCGCTCAGGGCGAGATGCCCAATGCCCAATTCCTATTTCTAAGTTTGGCTGTGCTGGGAAATGCTGTTTGTTTGATTTTTACTAATTCTCGGAATGCCTGGGGATTGACAGTTTTGGCAATCTTAGCTTTTGCATTTTATGCAGGTTATAAAAAAATATTAGCTGCGGTTTTTAGTGCTGTTGGTGTAGTGTTTTTGTCCGCGTTTGGGCCGGAACCGCTGCGGCAACTTTTACGGAGAATTATCCCGGCTTTCTTTTGGGCGAGACTTACCGATGAAATGTTTCCAAATCGACCGACTGCTACTTTGAGAACTACTCAATGGGAATTTGCTTGGTCAATGGCTCAACAGCGTCCTTTCACAGGTTGGGGACTGCGAAATTTTACGCCTCTGTATGAAGCTCAGATGCAACAATGGCTCGGTCATCCTCACAGTTTGATGTTGATGTTGACTGCGGAAACGGGATTTCCGACAACGCTTTTTTTGTTTGGTTTAGTCGGTTGGATCTTGGCTAAGGGTGTTTTGCTGCTAGTGAATTGGCCTGTTTTTTCTGCGGATTTCAGTGAGGAGGAAATAGCCAGAGATGAAGTAGCGGAAAATACTTTATCGCTCAATCAAAGTTCAATACTTGCTACCACAAATCAGGTGGTTTGTCAAGATGTCGGAAATGCCGATCGCCTAATTTTCTTCAGCTATTTATTGAGCTTCGCCGCCTGTACGCTATTTAACACTGTAGACGTGACTCTGTTTGATTTCCGAGTCAATACGACAAGTTGGGTGTTGTTGGCGGCGATTTGGGGCGTGTGCGATCGCACGCAAAAAAGATTATCTTAA